A single window of uncultured Methanospirillum sp. DNA harbors:
- a CDS encoding nucleotidyltransferase family protein: MGIISVSQGPSCASEKPDHREDSISDMHRVDSFEEVKEVINLNRADLEQKCPISKIVVFESAARNRLTESSDIEILIEFNRSVGFFTLTHLQSELRSLLGRDVDLTTPGALHPLLKESILQDLVYV, from the coding sequence ATGGGTATCATATCTGTAAGCCAAGGCCCATCATGTGCATCTGAAAAACCTGATCACAGAGAAGACTCAATATCTGATATGCACCGGGTTGATTCCTTTGAAGAGGTAAAAGAGGTAATCAATCTCAATAGGGCTGATCTGGAACAAAAGTGCCCGATCTCAAAAATCGTTGTATTTGAATCAGCTGCCAGAAACCGACTGACCGAATCGAGTGACATAGAGATCCTGATAGAATTCAACAGGTCTGTCGGATTTTTCACTCTCACACACCTGCAGAGTGAGTTGCGTTCTCTCCTTGGTCGGGATGTTGATCTTACAACCCCCGGGGCACTTCACCCTCTTCTTAAAGAATCAATACTTCAGGATCTCGTGTATGTCTGA
- a CDS encoding V-type ATP synthase subunit C, translated as MHRSERNDRASIRFTAKPTERRRSLHHFPVTPTGYIYICTRLTVRKARLISRDQYMRLLNMDLNQISRFIGETEYQNEVNELAGSRSGIDLIEGALTRNLAETYQSVVAITPGALHELTERYLARWDVWNVMLVLRSRQFGIPAEQIRQVLIPAGGISQPRIESLLSQRTLNDVVEGLEGWEHYPVLKDGFASGYRKGLFGEVENSLYMSFYKNLYRDARSGIRGGDAMLPYLRFEIDIINIRNLFRLRAGSKVSDIRPYMIPGGNLRPGFYQQMYSIEEKQQFVSGMQQMKILPILMEALQDVRCNESVCEADAADLIWKLWAERKTPLFAMMMAVTRLRLRRLELIAKRSPFSVLPILSYLEHKRHEVANLRAIARGKQFGLDSDHIRRYLIM; from the coding sequence ATTCACCGGTCAGAGAGAAATGACCGTGCATCTATAAGGTTCACGGCGAAACCAACAGAGAGGAGGAGAAGTCTGCATCACTTTCCTGTTACCCCAACCGGGTACATCTATATCTGTACAAGACTTACCGTCAGGAAAGCCAGACTGATCAGCAGAGATCAGTACATGCGGCTTCTGAACATGGATCTCAACCAGATCAGCCGGTTCATCGGTGAGACCGAGTACCAGAACGAGGTCAACGAACTTGCCGGCAGCCGCTCAGGTATTGACCTGATCGAAGGGGCTCTCACCAGAAACCTTGCCGAGACCTACCAGAGCGTGGTTGCGATAACACCGGGGGCCCTGCATGAACTCACCGAGCGATATCTTGCAAGGTGGGACGTATGGAATGTAATGCTCGTGCTACGGAGCAGGCAGTTTGGCATCCCGGCCGAACAGATACGCCAGGTTCTGATCCCGGCCGGAGGAATATCACAACCCAGAATTGAGAGCCTGCTCTCGCAACGGACACTCAATGACGTGGTAGAAGGGCTCGAAGGGTGGGAGCATTACCCGGTTCTCAAAGACGGGTTTGCCTCAGGATACAGAAAAGGGCTCTTTGGAGAGGTGGAAAACTCCCTGTACATGTCCTTTTATAAAAATCTCTACCGGGATGCAAGGTCAGGAATCAGGGGAGGCGATGCCATGCTTCCCTACCTGCGGTTCGAGATTGACATCATCAACATCAGAAACCTCTTCAGGCTCAGGGCAGGGAGCAAGGTCAGCGATATCAGGCCGTACATGATTCCGGGAGGAAACCTCCGGCCTGGTTTCTACCAGCAGATGTATTCCATTGAAGAGAAGCAGCAGTTCGTTTCAGGAATGCAGCAGATGAAGATCCTGCCTATTCTCATGGAGGCACTGCAGGATGTCAGGTGCAATGAATCAGTATGCGAGGCGGATGCTGCAGATCTCATCTGGAAACTCTGGGCTGAACGAAAGACACCCCTCTTTGCTATGATGATGGCGGTCACCAGGCTTCGGCTCCGCCGACTCGAACTGATAGCTAAGAGATCCCCCTTCTCTGTTCTGCCGATCCTTTCGTACCTTGAGCACAAGAGGCACGAGGTTGCAAACCTGCGGGCTATTGCCAGGGGAAAACAGTTCGGGCTCGATTCTGATCACATCAGGCGATACCTGATCATGTAG
- a CDS encoding PKD domain-containing protein yields the protein MGQRPLFIRMGGTIMRYDQAMSQMQTIIALSVVMIVLFVLGLSLVLWNPITEKIPKASISIEGEGDSIVMHHVSGDPLPSDRLVIRVNGDVVNNQNLNFMNGAWPWSEGENVQLFYPAPESPRVVEIYYMTDKGESVLIDKARIEPPPKVSATPIPVEIVANATPMPGATIIPVQVRDADPYQPPAADFSADPLVGDPPLTVSFRDMSYGKIGNWLWSFGDGTTSTLQNPVHTYFVPNTYTVSLLVSNSYGSNRKTAENYVTIGSPPMANYLAEPKSGQSPLTVQFTDLSTGSPKQYEWSFGDGYQSTEKNPVHIFQNGGDYNVTLTVTNAYGTHKYSAPEGINVTAPTKMDVYMTESLAGNLEPDGYIRMRITDPVSSIKIAGKIYQFTPGDIIQLIYGGGSSDGTISSDKNQFVAFDFNDVTLVKNEEILARGPVNSVKIGGFDSFSSTLNLTIPAGDVYDKLFIDQEEYKYVKTPKLGFVGLGPGSDQKFFYQKSSRAMSFQGGISEFKRG from the coding sequence ATGGGGCAGCGGCCTTTGTTTATCCGGATGGGTGGTACAATAATGCGATATGACCAGGCGATGTCTCAAATGCAGACGATCATAGCACTGTCGGTGGTGATGATCGTCCTCTTTGTTCTCGGGCTCTCTCTAGTTTTATGGAACCCGATCACCGAGAAGATCCCGAAAGCATCCATCTCTATCGAGGGTGAGGGTGACTCGATCGTGATGCACCATGTGAGCGGGGATCCGCTTCCGTCAGACCGTCTGGTAATCAGGGTCAATGGCGATGTGGTGAACAACCAGAACCTCAACTTCATGAACGGGGCATGGCCCTGGTCTGAAGGGGAGAATGTCCAGCTCTTCTACCCGGCACCGGAGTCACCACGGGTTGTCGAGATCTATTACATGACCGACAAGGGCGAGAGCGTTCTCATCGATAAGGCCCGGATAGAACCTCCGCCGAAGGTGAGTGCAACCCCGATCCCGGTAGAGATTGTTGCAAATGCAACTCCGATGCCAGGAGCGACAATAATCCCGGTGCAGGTCAGGGATGCTGATCCATACCAGCCACCGGCTGCCGACTTCTCTGCAGATCCACTGGTCGGCGATCCGCCGTTGACGGTCTCATTCCGTGACATGAGTTATGGAAAGATCGGCAACTGGCTCTGGAGCTTTGGTGACGGTACGACCTCGACACTGCAGAACCCGGTTCATACATACTTCGTGCCCAACACCTACACGGTCAGTCTGCTGGTCTCCAACTCGTATGGATCAAACCGGAAGACCGCTGAGAACTACGTCACCATAGGCTCGCCACCGATGGCAAACTACCTTGCAGAGCCAAAGAGCGGCCAGTCCCCGCTGACGGTCCAGTTCACCGACCTCTCAACCGGAAGCCCGAAACAGTATGAATGGTCGTTTGGCGACGGTTACCAGTCGACTGAGAAGAACCCGGTTCACATCTTCCAGAACGGCGGGGACTACAATGTCACCCTGACTGTCACAAACGCGTACGGCACCCACAAATACTCGGCTCCTGAAGGGATCAACGTCACAGCACCGACCAAGATGGATGTCTACATGACAGAGAGCCTTGCCGGAAACCTTGAACCTGACGGATACATCAGGATGAGGATCACAGACCCGGTCAGTTCCATCAAGATAGCAGGCAAGATCTACCAGTTCACGCCCGGTGACATCATCCAGCTCATCTATGGCGGGGGCTCATCAGACGGGACCATCTCATCTGATAAGAACCAGTTTGTGGCCTTCGACTTCAACGATGTGACGCTGGTAAAGAACGAGGAGATCCTCGCCCGTGGACCGGTGAACAGTGTTAAGATCGGCGGGTTTGACAGTTTCTCCTCGACCCTGAACCTCACGATTCCGGCCGGGGATGTGTATGATAAACTCTTCATCGACCAGGAAGAGTACAAGTACGTCAAGACCCCGAAGCTCGGGTTTGTCGGGCTCGGTCCGGGAAGCGACCAGAAGTTCTTCTACCAGAAGTCAAGCCGGGCTATGAGCTTCCAGGGCGGCATCTCCGAGTTCAAACGGGGATAA
- a CDS encoding PKD domain-containing protein: protein MNEEEDDMLELLDDDELIAESAHNEALGHAEESSDDSPDDELELEESEEEEELALEDTGEEQAGEPEPEPEPATEKEGLEVDVRYLIVAAVAIAAILVGAVLFVLPMFSDKAPDVSFNPSQTGEDLFLYHAGGAQLSKEFLTVQINGAPASPDKYMLMGGGNWPWSSGTVLRVDTSGYTKPAVVTLFYKPKSTEYTVYTTTVQPSQTQTPEPVTTPEQPEQQGPAQNVTPGAPPAGPQPAAPEVTPQQVPPTPLATPVPVAAPVSAGGVVMDVQPAAGSAPLTVQCNDLSTGCIRNRVWSFGDGMTTMKRSPTHVFPFPGTYNISLDVRFCDPEDDQVPPTRQVVVAPSNRQDTIIQGTGKAEISVDAKIFFTVKGPGTNVRIGGRDHTLKSGDHVELILGSGGSGDLSVVSNAILKCDYSNVTMVVNGEEVENGTVSAINIDQYLQFETADLTIKVLAGRDGAKGLVGGQPVINAAKGQQITFSNVGTDSLGKLLFSVQDSAGFTFRGGVGSYDVSTPPPL, encoded by the coding sequence ATGAACGAAGAAGAAGATGATATGCTCGAACTGCTTGATGATGATGAGCTGATAGCAGAATCAGCCCATAATGAAGCACTCGGGCATGCGGAAGAGTCATCTGACGACTCGCCTGACGATGAGTTAGAACTGGAAGAGTCTGAAGAGGAAGAAGAGTTAGCCTTGGAAGACACTGGAGAGGAGCAGGCCGGTGAACCTGAACCGGAGCCTGAACCTGCAACAGAGAAGGAAGGCCTTGAGGTTGACGTACGATATCTTATCGTTGCTGCGGTAGCCATAGCAGCAATCCTTGTCGGTGCTGTCCTCTTTGTGCTTCCGATGTTCTCAGACAAAGCACCGGATGTCTCTTTCAACCCGAGTCAGACCGGTGAAGATCTCTTCCTGTACCATGCCGGAGGAGCCCAACTCTCTAAAGAGTTCCTGACCGTTCAGATAAATGGGGCACCGGCATCACCTGACAAATATATGCTCATGGGTGGGGGAAACTGGCCATGGTCTTCAGGTACTGTGCTCAGGGTGGATACCTCTGGATATACCAAACCTGCAGTGGTAACCCTGTTCTATAAACCGAAGTCAACCGAGTACACCGTGTATACAACCACGGTTCAGCCCTCCCAGACTCAGACCCCTGAGCCGGTGACAACTCCTGAGCAGCCTGAACAACAGGGACCTGCACAGAATGTCACACCCGGAGCACCTCCGGCCGGTCCACAGCCGGCAGCACCGGAAGTAACACCACAGCAGGTCCCACCAACACCTCTGGCAACACCGGTACCGGTTGCTGCACCTGTATCAGCCGGTGGAGTGGTAATGGATGTCCAGCCTGCAGCAGGTTCTGCACCGCTCACCGTCCAGTGTAATGACCTCTCAACCGGTTGCATCAGGAACCGGGTCTGGAGCTTCGGCGATGGTATGACCACCATGAAACGCAGCCCGACCCATGTCTTCCCATTCCCGGGAACCTACAATATCTCACTCGATGTCAGGTTCTGTGATCCTGAAGACGACCAGGTACCTCCGACCAGGCAGGTTGTGGTGGCCCCGTCAAACCGGCAGGACACGATCATCCAGGGAACCGGAAAGGCAGAGATCAGTGTTGACGCAAAGATCTTCTTCACCGTCAAGGGTCCGGGGACCAACGTCAGAATTGGTGGGCGTGATCACACCCTGAAGTCAGGTGACCATGTCGAACTGATCCTCGGAAGCGGTGGAAGCGGCGACCTTTCAGTAGTCTCTAACGCGATTCTGAAATGTGACTACAGTAATGTCACCATGGTAGTAAATGGCGAAGAAGTGGAGAACGGAACCGTATCAGCCATCAATATCGATCAGTACCTCCAGTTTGAAACTGCAGATCTTACCATCAAAGTCCTGGCAGGCAGAGATGGTGCAAAGGGTCTCGTTGGAGGCCAGCCGGTGATCAACGCAGCCAAAGGTCAGCAGATCACTTTCAGCAATGTCGGCACTGATTCACTCGGCAAACTCCTCTTCAGTGTCCAGGATTCGGCAGGATTTACCTTCAGGGGCGGGGTCGGGTCGTACGACGTCTCCACTCCCCCTCCCCTCTGA
- a CDS encoding nucleotidyltransferase family protein, translating into MYTLDMIRSRRDDIHAITARYQVTNIRIFGSVARGSQDENSDIDILVHPGPDFSLFTHSDLIHDLQDLLGVQVHVVSDRGLRPRVLEQVVHEAVPL; encoded by the coding sequence ATGTATACCCTCGATATGATCCGTTCCAGGCGTGATGACATCCATGCGATAACAGCCAGATATCAGGTGACAAATATCCGGATTTTTGGATCTGTTGCCCGGGGATCACAGGATGAAAACTCTGACATTGATATCCTGGTACATCCCGGACCAGATTTCTCATTATTTACTCACTCAGATCTCATCCACGATCTTCAGGATCTCCTTGGTGTTCAGGTCCATGTAGTAAGTGACAGGGGATTGAGGCCTCGTGTTCTCGAACAGGTTGTTCATGAGGCAGTACCGCTATGA
- a CDS encoding tetratricopeptide repeat protein, producing MKATVAALYDQSRYQEAIVMIDELLKVEPDNPGIWITKGIAQYRLGLYQDAVHSFDQALLIDPNSTDAQVNKKLALVYIETPTPTSTPTPMATPTKPEGKPPQSGEKPPGGAGIGGGQGMPGDKGPGQKPDQ from the coding sequence ATGAAGGCTACTGTTGCTGCTTTATACGATCAGTCCAGGTATCAGGAAGCAATTGTTATGATCGACGAACTCCTGAAAGTTGAGCCGGATAATCCCGGGATCTGGATAACAAAAGGAATTGCTCAGTATCGTCTCGGTCTGTACCAGGATGCAGTACACTCGTTTGATCAGGCATTACTGATAGATCCGAACTCCACTGATGCCCAGGTCAACAAAAAACTGGCTCTCGTATATATTGAGACACCAACTCCGACATCTACCCCAACCCCGATGGCAACCCCGACAAAACCTGAAGGAAAACCTCCGCAATCTGGCGAAAAACCACCGGGTGGTGCAGGCATTGGTGGCGGTCAGGGAATGCCGGGGGATAAGGGCCCAGGGCAAAAACCAGATCAATAA
- a CDS encoding HEPN domain-containing protein: MVQSYYAIFHGFRALLLAKGFREKSHLCLRDAFEALYVDEGYLPEDFLYLFDDAKNFRESADYGCIYDHSLAQRSIESGRTIIEFIRSTLLHENYPDPRTE, encoded by the coding sequence ATCGTTCAGTCATACTACGCTATCTTTCATGGATTCCGGGCACTGTTACTTGCAAAGGGGTTTCGAGAGAAAAGCCACCTCTGCTTGAGAGACGCATTCGAGGCATTGTACGTTGATGAAGGATATCTGCCTGAAGATTTTCTCTACCTGTTTGATGATGCTAAAAATTTCCGTGAAAGCGCTGATTATGGATGCATTTATGACCATTCACTTGCTCAAAGAAGTATCGAATCAGGCAGGACCATCATTGAGTTCATCAGGTCTACCCTTTTACATGAAAATTATCCTGATCCAAGAACCGAGTAA
- a CDS encoding tetratricopeptide repeat protein produces the protein MNFFVYLSDLFPSLCVPGNQGYTEAAELLQQYLQENENDPKAWNALGVICSKSGQYKDASTCFENAMVCDPDNPVYLKNLERNRSKLNINNPLLETAREKETQSSSRKLLSSPPFSNPRMVYGRVMIGVLIVVGLVFMGLSGYLATGAGSHLNTSPDTQKPAVSTPLAPPLPALHQN, from the coding sequence ATAAATTTCTTCGTATACCTCTCGGACCTTTTTCCATCGTTATGTGTTCCCGGGAATCAAGGATATACCGAAGCAGCTGAACTCCTTCAGCAGTATCTTCAGGAGAACGAGAACGACCCGAAAGCCTGGAATGCTCTCGGTGTTATCTGCTCCAAATCAGGACAGTATAAAGACGCCAGTACCTGTTTTGAGAATGCAATGGTCTGTGATCCAGATAATCCGGTATATCTCAAAAATCTTGAGAGAAACCGATCCAAACTAAATATCAACAATCCCCTGCTAGAAACTGCCAGAGAAAAAGAGACCCAATCCAGTTCTCGCAAACTCCTCTCGTCACCACCGTTCTCAAATCCACGGATGGTCTATGGCAGGGTAATGATTGGAGTCCTTATTGTTGTTGGGTTGGTATTCATGGGATTGAGCGGTTATCTCGCCACCGGTGCAGGCTCTCACCTCAATACATCACCAGACACCCAAAAACCAGCCGTGTCAACTCCATTGGCTCCACCTCTTCCGGCCTTACACCAAAACTGA
- a CDS encoding type II toxin-antitoxin system HicB family antitoxin: MFQKFNVVIEPGEDGWFVVTVPGLPGCITQGKTIEEATENSKEAIEAYLESSQNNGIPFRASQVCVREVLVNI; encoded by the coding sequence ATGTTTCAAAAATTCAATGTGGTGATTGAGCCTGGAGAAGATGGATGGTTTGTAGTGACCGTCCCAGGCCTTCCTGGTTGTATCACTCAGGGGAAGACCATCGAAGAGGCAACAGAAAATTCTAAGGAAGCCATAGAAGCATATCTGGAATCAAGTCAGAATAATGGAATCCCTTTTCGGGCGAGTCAAGTTTGTGTCAGAGAAGTTCTTGTAAACATATAA
- a CDS encoding tetratricopeptide repeat protein, with protein sequence MRPFVLISSLLLLALIVPYSLAEDSTAWYDKGMELMNQSKYQDAAAAFRNATNLDPNNTWAWLNLGKAMQGMNWITPSYDAFKNATTTDANNTWAWIFRGNFLQDRGQISQAITMYQNAIKSDPKNAWARYHLGTAEQALAHYAEAEKAFRSAIDIDPTNQWAWYNLAMVQKSMGDYGGYTMNLMKASEIDPDLPRKVGLVS encoded by the coding sequence ATGCGGCCATTCGTACTCATCTCCTCTCTCCTTCTTCTCGCCCTGATTGTTCCCTACTCCCTGGCAGAAGACTCCACTGCCTGGTATGACAAGGGCATGGAACTGATGAACCAGAGCAAGTACCAGGATGCAGCAGCAGCATTCCGGAACGCTACCAACCTCGATCCGAACAACACATGGGCCTGGCTCAATCTGGGAAAGGCCATGCAGGGAATGAACTGGATCACGCCGTCTTATGATGCCTTTAAAAATGCGACAACCACTGATGCGAACAACACATGGGCCTGGATATTCAGGGGGAACTTCCTCCAGGACCGGGGTCAGATTTCCCAGGCCATAACCATGTATCAGAATGCGATAAAGTCAGATCCGAAGAATGCATGGGCCCGGTATCATCTCGGAACTGCAGAGCAGGCTCTTGCCCATTATGCTGAGGCAGAAAAGGCATTCAGGAGTGCAATTGACATAGATCCAACAAACCAGTGGGCCTGGTACAACCTTGCCATGGTGCAGAAGTCCATGGGTGACTATGGCGGATATACCATGAACCTCATGAAAGCGAGTGAGATTGACCCGGATCTTCCAAGAAAAGTAGGCTTGGTATCATAG
- a CDS encoding V-type ATP synthase subunit D yields the protein MAYQTDVKPTRAGLLALRSRLRMARKAYKILSMKLDGLILEVTRLAPEVKKEYDLLITRYTRTKFLIAAAYMMEGTVGMTVAAYSVEVKPEIELTKRNVFGVKVPVITGKDIKTDVIDRGYGLLGTTLVIDDLADSYEDLLAAIVAYAGSEATLKHLLAEIERIGRRVRALEHQVIPTLEETELYISRMRDEIEREDTSRLFHVKRRKEEASNRDDLERKTRTEG from the coding sequence ATGGCATACCAGACTGATGTAAAACCAACACGTGCCGGCCTTCTTGCTCTTAGGAGCAGGCTCAGGATGGCACGTAAGGCATACAAGATCCTCAGCATGAAACTCGACGGGCTCATACTCGAGGTGACCCGTCTTGCTCCGGAGGTGAAGAAGGAGTACGATCTCCTGATCACCAGGTACACCCGTACAAAATTCCTGATCGCAGCAGCGTACATGATGGAAGGCACGGTCGGTATGACCGTTGCTGCCTACTCGGTAGAGGTGAAGCCCGAGATCGAACTCACAAAGCGTAATGTCTTTGGTGTCAAAGTCCCGGTCATCACCGGGAAGGATATCAAGACAGATGTGATCGACCGGGGATACGGACTGCTCGGTACAACCCTTGTCATCGACGATCTCGCAGACTCATACGAAGATCTGCTTGCCGCTATCGTCGCCTACGCAGGAAGCGAAGCGACACTCAAACACCTCCTGGCCGAGATTGAACGGATCGGCAGGAGGGTTCGGGCACTTGAGCACCAGGTGATCCCTACCCTTGAAGAGACCGAACTCTACATCTCACGGATGCGGGATGAGATCGAGCGTGAGGATACAAGCCGGCTCTTCCATGTGAAGCGGAGAAAAGAGGAGGCATCTAACAGGGATGACCTGGAGCGAAAAACGAGAACTGAAGGGTGA
- a CDS encoding type II toxin-antitoxin system RelE/ParE family toxin, translating to MVECKYKKTTIKDLANIPCPYRDKISKIIFEDIPHANNIHSCGLDISPMKGYPDTYRIRVGKYRIGLKIMGKTVVFYRIKSREEIYSMFP from the coding sequence ATGGTTGAATGCAAATACAAAAAAACAACCATTAAGGATCTAGCAAATATTCCCTGTCCATATCGGGATAAAATTTCGAAAATAATCTTTGAAGATATCCCGCATGCCAATAATATCCATAGTTGTGGGTTAGATATCTCTCCTATGAAAGGGTACCCTGATACATACCGGATTCGAGTTGGTAAATACCGCATTGGGTTGAAAATAATGGGCAAAACTGTTGTATTTTATCGAATAAAAAGCAGGGAGGAGATATACTCTATGTTCCCATAA
- a CDS encoding protein phosphatase 2C domain-containing protein yields MHGHFSLTGECCNRRIRILIRMWVAGTPDLMNSPRCSYLTHCGYLRSGNEDSILVPGTVINVTGMERAELMEVSALPALFMVADGIGGAVHGEVASRTVLEYCSQVQVPATPEAVTTMIAGAKEALDRFVRADPSYTGFGTTVAGVVLFSDHALIFNCGDSRVYRINEGDAERLSHDHSLVQELCDSGAITSDQMYTHQYRNIITASVSGDPTRPTPPVLVSRVSRQENSRFLICTDGVWEVVRDDTIFTLCSTGDLRSAADAVLKACLAGGGPDNISLILIG; encoded by the coding sequence ATGCACGGTCATTTCTCTCTGACCGGTGAATGCTGTAACCGGAGGATCAGAATACTCATCAGGATGTGGGTAGCAGGTACACCAGATCTGATGAACTCACCACGCTGCTCGTACCTCACCCACTGCGGCTACCTCCGGTCAGGTAACGAGGACAGCATCCTGGTTCCGGGAACGGTGATCAATGTGACCGGTATGGAGAGAGCGGAGCTGATGGAAGTTTCTGCTCTTCCTGCCCTCTTCATGGTGGCTGACGGGATAGGAGGTGCGGTTCATGGCGAGGTGGCAAGCCGGACCGTTCTTGAGTACTGCTCACAGGTTCAGGTTCCCGCCACTCCTGAAGCAGTAACCACGATGATAGCAGGTGCCAAAGAAGCTCTTGACAGGTTTGTCCGTGCAGACCCCTCGTATACCGGTTTTGGGACCACGGTTGCAGGGGTGGTCCTCTTTTCTGATCATGCCCTCATCTTCAACTGCGGGGACTCGCGGGTGTACCGTATCAATGAAGGAGATGCCGAACGGCTCTCCCATGATCACTCACTGGTCCAGGAACTCTGTGACAGCGGGGCCATAACCAGCGACCAGATGTACACACACCAGTATCGCAACATCATCACGGCATCGGTATCCGGCGATCCGACCAGACCAACCCCGCCGGTTCTGGTGAGCAGGGTCTCGCGTCAGGAGAACAGCCGGTTCCTGATCTGCACCGACGGGGTCTGGGAGGTTGTCAGGGACGATACCATCTTTACTCTCTGTTCGACAGGGGATCTCCGGTCTGCCGCAGATGCTGTATTGAAGGCCTGTCTTGCCGGGGGCGGGCCTGATAACATCAGCCTTATCCTCATCGGCTGA
- a CDS encoding methanogenesis marker 8 protein: MTDEHIIEAIGRSRVVVRDGKVVEVGEAVIKDCPLAKRFACPVEVFTPAAVKKNIENRIASFGMCTPDRSLTSDDDFVGFGASELTRTGLASGIIDAAVLACDGAGTVVVTDPAMAQGIGGRMSGLVSTSPIRSVIERIEAGGGIVPDPVHASMDPLTGVAAAHKAGYSRLLVTVAGAEAAEAVRRADPDALIMAVHVTGTSQEDAVRIAAVADITTGCASRYIREVCGKKALMQAGTAVPIFILTQRGKELLLARLAVIPNQILVSHTALPVSGGKIPDPLV; encoded by the coding sequence ATGACTGACGAACACATCATCGAAGCAATAGGCCGTTCGCGGGTGGTGGTTCGTGACGGAAAAGTTGTCGAGGTCGGTGAAGCAGTCATCAAAGACTGCCCACTTGCAAAACGGTTTGCATGTCCGGTGGAGGTGTTCACTCCCGCTGCAGTGAAGAAGAATATCGAGAACAGGATCGCATCGTTCGGGATGTGTACGCCTGACCGCTCACTCACCTCTGATGATGACTTTGTCGGGTTCGGTGCATCAGAACTCACCCGGACCGGACTTGCATCAGGGATCATCGATGCAGCAGTCCTGGCCTGTGACGGTGCGGGCACCGTGGTAGTGACCGATCCCGCCATGGCACAGGGCATCGGAGGCAGGATGTCAGGGCTTGTCTCGACATCTCCGATACGGTCGGTCATTGAGCGGATCGAGGCAGGCGGCGGTATCGTGCCTGATCCCGTCCATGCCTCCATGGACCCGCTTACCGGTGTTGCTGCAGCACACAAGGCAGGGTACTCACGCCTGCTTGTGACTGTTGCAGGAGCTGAGGCTGCTGAAGCAGTCAGAAGAGCAGACCCTGATGCCCTCATCATGGCGGTGCATGTCACCGGAACCTCACAGGAAGATGCAGTCAGGATCGCAGCGGTTGCTGACATCACAACCGGGTGTGCCTCCCGGTACATCAGGGAAGTCTGTGGGAAAAAAGCCCTGATGCAGGCAGGGACCGCGGTTCCGATCTTCATCCTGACACAGCGGGGGAAGGAACTTCTCCTGGCCCGGCTTGCCGTCATTCCGAATCAGATTCTTGTCAGCCATACCGCTCTTCCGGTGAGCGGCGGGAAGATCCCTGATCCACTGGTCTGA
- a CDS encoding nucleotidyltransferase domain-containing protein, whose translation MFNIMNTLPPQAIPIICYLGRRWREDKYVREISRETGISTGTVSTTLKTLREQELVVRIDRGRLALYHAAIHNPIVREIKILCTLSEIYPVVRKMQGCVSKIILFGSSATGEDTVDSDIDLMIISLERDEIHRILAENTDISDREVSPIILTPGEFARLKTNDPPLYKRINQGKVVYDGEP comes from the coding sequence ATGTTCAATATTATGAACACTCTTCCTCCGCAAGCCATACCGATTATCTGCTATCTTGGAAGGAGATGGAGAGAAGATAAATATGTCAGGGAAATATCAAGAGAGACAGGGATCAGTACTGGTACAGTAAGTACGACACTGAAGACACTGAGAGAACAGGAACTGGTTGTCAGGATTGACAGGGGGAGATTAGCCCTGTATCATGCAGCAATACACAACCCTATCGTCCGGGAGATAAAAATACTCTGTACTCTCTCTGAAATATATCCAGTTGTCCGGAAGATGCAAGGATGTGTCAGTAAAATTATCCTCTTTGGAAGTTCTGCAACAGGAGAAGATACTGTTGATAGTGACATTGATCTTATGATCATCAGTTTAGAACGGGATGAAATCCATCGCATACTTGCAGAGAATACGGATATTTCGGATAGGGAGGTATCTCCAATAATCCTAACCCCTGGGGAATTCGCCCGATTGAAGACAAATGATCCTCCACTGTATAAGCGAATTAATCAGGGTAAGGTTGTTTACGATGGGGAGCCATGA